A genomic window from Variovorax paradoxus includes:
- a CDS encoding GntR family transcriptional regulator, which translates to MNSSTETSTVLDRDSESPLWAQFRDALRLQILQGALPIGAKLPSEAELGEQFGISRIVVREALADLVRNNLIYKIKGRGAFVSARERDEDFVSTVLGFSDEMERKGRSVRTQILTQELRAPTEQEAASLGLSDDTQVVALKRLRSVDGELRLLVETVVPADLAPGLHRTRLDDRSLYDVLRRQYGLRLVRAERWIDAVLPDAETCQLLNLPQPEPLLRIESIAYGANGRPLEHYRALHRCKTSRLHVQTTT; encoded by the coding sequence GTGAACTCTTCGACCGAAACTTCGACCGTGCTCGACCGCGACTCCGAGTCGCCCCTGTGGGCCCAGTTCCGCGATGCGCTTCGCCTGCAGATCCTGCAGGGCGCGCTGCCCATCGGCGCCAAGCTGCCGTCCGAAGCCGAGCTCGGCGAGCAGTTCGGCATCTCGCGCATCGTGGTGCGCGAGGCGCTGGCCGACCTGGTGCGCAACAACCTTATCTACAAAATCAAGGGTCGCGGCGCCTTCGTGTCAGCACGCGAACGCGACGAGGACTTCGTCTCGACCGTGCTCGGCTTCTCCGACGAGATGGAGCGCAAAGGCCGCTCGGTGCGCACGCAGATCCTCACGCAGGAGCTGCGCGCGCCCACCGAGCAGGAAGCTGCGTCGCTCGGCTTGAGTGACGACACGCAAGTTGTCGCGCTGAAGCGCCTGCGCAGTGTCGATGGCGAGCTGCGCCTGCTGGTCGAAACGGTGGTGCCCGCAGACCTTGCGCCGGGCCTGCACCGCACGCGCCTGGACGACCGCTCGCTCTACGACGTGCTGCGCCGCCAGTACGGCCTGCGCCTGGTGCGCGCCGAACGCTGGATCGATGCGGTGCTGCCAGACGCCGAGACCTGCCAGCTGCTCAACCTGCCGCAGCCCGAGCCGCTGCTGCGAATCGAATCGATCGCCTACGGCGCCAACGGCCGGCCGCTGGAGCACTACCGCGCGCTCCACCGTTGCAAGACCAGCCGCCTGCACGTGCAGACGACGACCTGA
- a CDS encoding glycerol-3-phosphate dehydrogenase/oxidase translates to MSAWQLPFVRPASLADRHFSTVIVGAGINGVGVFRDLCLQRVDCLIVDKGDFSAGASSAPSRMIHGGLRYLENGSFSLVAEATRERNLLLRNAPHLVQPLKTVVPLSSFFGGLMSSALKFFGRTPPQRTRGLLAVAAGLRLYDLLGRRQRVMPNHRISRVPQNDRSLFRAAVRWTATFFDAWISHPEWLILELIGDACRDQPRSAAANYCRVMGCAGNILTLRDEITGALVRVTADTVVNASGAWLDRSTAVLGGAGSRVMGTKGSHLVLDHPALRDALEGRMAYFEAVDGRVCIVYPFLDRVLVGSTDIPVDDPDQIGTEPEEVDYLLDVLAEVFPNLSFGRGDVVYTYVGVRPLARSDADKPGQISRDHSVVLDPPNATRDIPIVGLVGGKWTTFRALAEEATNEVLQQLGRPRTASTELLPIGGGAELPADAQATERFVDRMVATSGLGRTRAQVLLRRYGSKALPLAQRLGVSGDVPLQHAPDYSVAELSYLCLETGVVHLDDLVIRRTLLAIRGLVTDAALAEMAGIAAEALGWDAAQAHHELQACSAALRERHGVRLSPVVADAPPSFDASLMTPQALGQPST, encoded by the coding sequence ATGAGCGCCTGGCAACTGCCCTTCGTGCGTCCGGCTTCTTTGGCTGACCGCCACTTCTCGACAGTCATCGTCGGTGCCGGCATCAACGGCGTGGGCGTGTTCCGCGACCTGTGCCTGCAGCGCGTCGACTGCCTCATCGTCGACAAGGGAGACTTCAGCGCGGGCGCCAGCAGCGCGCCCTCGCGCATGATCCACGGCGGCCTGCGCTACCTGGAGAACGGCAGCTTCTCGCTGGTGGCCGAAGCCACGCGCGAGCGCAACCTGCTGCTGCGCAATGCGCCGCACCTGGTGCAGCCGCTGAAGACGGTGGTGCCGTTGTCGAGCTTCTTCGGCGGGCTGATGAGCAGCGCGCTCAAGTTCTTCGGCCGCACACCGCCGCAGCGCACGCGCGGCCTGCTGGCCGTGGCGGCGGGCCTGCGCCTGTACGACCTGCTGGGCCGTCGCCAGCGCGTGATGCCCAATCACCGCATCAGCCGCGTGCCGCAGAACGACCGAAGCCTGTTCCGCGCTGCGGTGCGCTGGACTGCCACCTTCTTCGATGCATGGATCAGCCACCCCGAATGGCTGATCCTCGAACTCATCGGCGACGCCTGCCGCGACCAGCCGCGCTCGGCCGCCGCCAACTACTGCCGCGTGATGGGTTGCGCGGGCAACATCCTCACGCTGCGCGACGAGATCACCGGCGCGCTGGTGCGCGTGACGGCCGACACCGTGGTGAATGCCAGCGGTGCGTGGCTCGACCGGAGCACCGCTGTGCTCGGCGGCGCAGGCTCGCGCGTGATGGGCACCAAGGGCTCGCACCTCGTGCTCGACCATCCCGCGCTGCGCGATGCGCTCGAAGGCCGCATGGCTTATTTCGAGGCGGTGGACGGGCGCGTGTGCATCGTCTATCCCTTTCTCGACCGCGTGCTGGTGGGCTCCACCGACATTCCGGTGGACGACCCCGACCAGATCGGCACGGAGCCCGAAGAGGTCGACTACCTGCTCGACGTGCTGGCCGAGGTGTTCCCGAACCTGTCCTTCGGCCGCGGCGACGTGGTGTACACGTATGTCGGCGTACGGCCGCTCGCACGCTCCGATGCCGACAAGCCCGGCCAGATCTCGCGCGACCACTCGGTGGTGCTCGACCCACCGAACGCGACGCGCGACATTCCCATCGTCGGCCTCGTCGGCGGCAAGTGGACGACCTTCCGTGCGCTCGCGGAAGAAGCCACCAACGAAGTGCTGCAGCAGCTGGGCCGCCCGCGCACCGCATCGACCGAACTGCTGCCCATCGGCGGCGGTGCGGAGCTGCCTGCCGATGCACAGGCGACGGAGCGCTTCGTCGATCGCATGGTTGCCACCTCCGGCCTGGGCCGCACGCGCGCACAGGTGCTGCTGCGCCGCTACGGATCGAAGGCGCTGCCGCTGGCGCAGCGCCTCGGTGTCTCGGGCGACGTGCCGCTGCAGCACGCGCCCGACTACTCGGTTGCCGAGCTTTCGTACCTCTGCCTCGAAACCGGCGTGGTCCATCTCGACGACCTCGTGATCCGCCGCACGCTGCTGGCGATTCGCGGGCTCGTCACCGATGCCGCGCTGGCCGAGATGGCTGGCATCGCAGCCGAGGCGCTCGGCTGGGACGCAGCGCAGGCGCATCACGAACTGCAAGCGTGCTCCGCCGCCCTGCGCGAGCGCCACGGCGTGCGGCTTTCGCCGGTGGTGGCCGATGCGCCGCCGTCTTTCGATGCATCATTGATGACTCCTCAGGCCTTGGGCCAGCCCTCAACGTGA
- a CDS encoding FGGY family carbohydrate kinase, protein MKPNILIGIDMGSSSLKALALEAGSGRSIALSRMPLPHDRLPGGGCEVSATAIRAALTHVLRDVAHQLGARVAEVRAIGCTGHGAGLYALDARNELVGGRAVASTDQRADARARSLSLGHGETLFADVGCRPWPGQPTVIAAELLGTDAVQRGAVRRLLFAKDYLGFLLTGEIATDASDASTAGLVSIATGTWSQAAFDASGIADLGPHVFGPLLPSGEVVGKLRPSEAALCGLPAGIPVAMGAIDLLASMTAICAEGRARAVSVFGTWCVNAVIGPVIEPKPDVAAVVNFGREDKRLYMENSPSSMANIAWLAGVLGLADSRAVVDLAMSVPLGAGGLRFLPFVNGGGGVTAGFVGLKSHHTRGDMARAVVDSVAALHARHTARLAACGLPVSASTVLGGGASDTRLVRLLAGFLAHPVERCADDETGARGAAIYAAMSQGIDHTAQGSALLAPCDTVEPDAIEARAHADFNAGFNELIDTMSPVFSHLSGAAK, encoded by the coding sequence ATGAAGCCAAACATACTGATCGGCATCGACATGGGGTCGAGCAGCCTGAAAGCCCTGGCCCTCGAAGCCGGGAGCGGCCGCTCCATCGCCTTGTCCCGAATGCCACTGCCGCACGACCGGCTGCCTGGAGGGGGATGCGAAGTGAGCGCGACAGCCATTCGCGCGGCCCTGACCCATGTGCTGCGCGATGTCGCCCACCAGCTCGGCGCCCGCGTGGCCGAGGTCCGCGCCATCGGCTGCACGGGCCACGGCGCGGGGCTCTATGCGCTCGATGCGCGCAATGAACTCGTGGGCGGACGGGCCGTGGCCTCGACCGACCAGCGCGCCGATGCGCGTGCGCGTTCGCTCTCGCTGGGCCATGGCGAGACGCTGTTTGCGGATGTGGGCTGCAGGCCGTGGCCGGGCCAGCCCACCGTGATCGCGGCCGAACTGCTGGGCACCGATGCCGTGCAGCGCGGCGCGGTGCGCCGGCTGCTGTTCGCGAAGGACTATCTCGGCTTTCTGCTGACAGGCGAGATCGCGACCGATGCCAGCGATGCGAGCACTGCCGGGCTGGTGTCGATCGCAACGGGCACGTGGTCGCAGGCGGCCTTCGATGCCTCAGGCATCGCGGACCTCGGCCCGCACGTTTTCGGGCCGCTGTTGCCGAGCGGCGAGGTCGTCGGCAAGCTGCGGCCTTCTGAAGCCGCTCTGTGTGGCCTGCCCGCCGGCATCCCCGTGGCGATGGGCGCCATCGACCTGCTCGCCTCGATGACCGCGATCTGCGCGGAAGGACGCGCCCGTGCGGTGTCGGTCTTCGGCACCTGGTGCGTGAACGCGGTGATCGGCCCGGTGATTGAGCCCAAGCCCGACGTTGCCGCCGTCGTGAACTTCGGCCGCGAGGACAAGCGGCTCTACATGGAGAACAGCCCGTCGTCGATGGCCAACATCGCATGGCTGGCCGGGGTGCTCGGGCTGGCCGATTCGCGCGCTGTCGTCGATTTGGCGATGTCGGTGCCGCTGGGGGCGGGCGGCCTGCGCTTCCTGCCCTTCGTCAACGGCGGTGGCGGCGTGACGGCGGGCTTCGTCGGGCTCAAGAGCCACCACACGCGCGGCGACATGGCGCGCGCGGTGGTCGATTCGGTCGCCGCGCTGCACGCGCGGCACACAGCGCGCCTTGCAGCCTGCGGCCTGCCCGTGTCCGCATCGACCGTGCTCGGCGGCGGTGCGAGCGACACGCGCCTCGTGCGTTTGCTCGCCGGCTTCCTGGCTCATCCGGTCGAACGCTGCGCCGACGACGAAACCGGCGCGCGTGGTGCCGCCATCTACGCCGCCATGTCGCAAGGCATCGACCACACCGCGCAGGGCAGCGCATTGCTCGCGCCCTGTGACACGGTCGAACCCGATGCCATCGAGGCGCGCGCTCATGCCGATTTCAACGCCGGCTTCAACGAACTGATCGACACCATGTCTCCTGTGTTTTCCCATCTGTCGGGAGCTGCGAAATGA